CTGTGGCCAGAGCCCCTCTTCAGCCTGGTCAGTGGGCTGGTGGGCATGGCAAATCCAGCCCCTACCTCTACATCTTCCTCATCATCACCATCCTCCTCCTCGCAGAGCCCTCCTCTGAGCTGTTCTGTCCAGGCCAGCGAAAGCAGTCCGATTTATTCAGCTGCACCAACTTTTCCTAACTCCAGCTCTGATATTTTCCCTGAACCACAGACCCAGTCTTTTCCCAACCCCTCTGGAGCCCCCATCCAGTATCCACCTCCAGCTTATCCAGCCACTAAAACCAACTTTCAGGTGCCCATGATCCCGGATTACCTGTTCCCTCAGCAACAGGGTGAGCTCAGCATTGTTCCAGCTGATCAGAAGCCCTTCCCAACCCTTGAGACCAGAGCGCAGCAGCCTTCCCTAACACCATTGTCCACTATCAAGGCATTTGCCACCCAGACTGGCTCCCAAGAGCTGAAGACCCTCAACAGTAACTATCAGTCCCAACTGATCAAGCCCAGCAGGATGAGGAAATACCCCAATCGCCCCAGCAAGACCCCTCCTCATGAGCGGCCCTATGCCTGCCCAGTGGAGTCCTGTGACCGGAGATTTTCACGGTCTGATGAGCTGACTCGGCACATCCGCATCCACACGGGACAGAAACCTTTCCAGTGCCGCATTTGCATGCGGAACTTCAGCAGGAGTGACCATTTGACCACACACATCCGCACACACACAGGGGAGAAGCCATTTGCCTGTGACATTTGTGGCAGAAAGTTTGCCAGGAGTGACGAGAGGAAGAGACATACTAAAATCCACCTTAggcaaaaggacaagaaagtGGAAAAGGCGCCGCCAGTCTCAACTGCTTCCTCGATTCCTGCCTACTCGTCCTCTGTGGTCACATCCTACCCTTCCTCTATTGCCACCACTTACCCCTCGCCGGTACGCACCGTGTATTCTtcccccgccccctcctcctATCCCTCCCCTGCACACACCACCTTCCCATCTCCATCCATAGCAACAACCTACCCCTCAGGCACTGCCACTTTTCAAACCCAAGTGGCTACCTCTTTCCCATCTCCAGGGGTCACCAACAATTTTGgctcacaagtgacctcagcgCTTTCAGAAATGACATCAACCTTTTCTCCAAGGACAATTGAGATTTGCTGAGCcctcctgctggagcaggagtgtttctcttctgttgGTACTATATCAGACATGGAGTTTCCAATTACTCCCCAACACCATACGTAGCAAGGCTGCCtaacttttctttaaacttcAGCTGCCTGAAACAGCTGCCATTTAAGTTTTCCACCTCTGTCAAAAGACTTGCATGGACTGTGGATATAAGTTCAGTATAATTTTCCCCGTAAACAATAATCTTTTATTAGGGAGAAAGGACCTTTGATTAAGTACATAGCTGATGTAAATTGTACATGTGCCAtggttttgctttcatttaggTACTattgatgtgaaaaaaaaatctttgcatatCCATATTGTATTATTTGGAGTTTGCAGGGCCATATTTTGTAACTGTTAATTCTATTTTAGTGACAAAGCTGTAATGAGTTTCAAAGTTCTTTGGGAACAGCACTTACTGTATTTGAGCATGTTAGAGTGATGCTATGTAAATATCACCTGATGAGATACTCACAtgtggcagattttttttttctttgaagttacCAGTCTTGGTGCCTTTTTGTGAAGCCTTGCTGACGTCATGCATTTATGTGAATGGATGCTTTGCATCTTGCCTTAAAGTGAAAGGGATGTTACTCACGGAATGTATGGGAGAACATGGGATGGCTGGGGAGGGGAGTACAAGGAAGCCCTGGGGAAGAGaatgtaagcaaaaaaaaaaaaaaaaaaacaaaaaaaaacaaaaacaaaaaacaaaacaaaaaaacctcaaagtctatttttgttacaaaaaatgtaaatttatatatatatatatatatatatatatattcaagaATTGGAATGTTGTAGTTACCTACTGAGTAGGCAGCAATTTTGTATGTTATGAACATGCAGTTCATTattttgtggtttatttttactctgtaaTTGTGTTTGTTCAAATGAAAGTGACTGGCTTCTAAACACATTGAATGCGCTTTCCTGCCAATGGGTTATTTGGTGTACAATGcccttcagaaaaaataaataaaatatcaaaccATGCagactttcacatttttattcaagCTGTTACATAAAAAGGCTGTGATGCAGCTACCCTGATGGCTTTAGTGGCTGGGAAGTAACAGGTACTGCTTGCCTCTTTGAGAAATATCAGCTtaagtaggaggaaaaaaaaaaggaaaaggagaggagactTTAAGTACTCCCGAGTCCAGTTGATAGCAAAAGCATGGATGGAGAACACACTTGCATTAGGTGCATCAACCTCTATTTGTGAAGTAGCCATGATTCCTCTCTTCTGGCCCAAGGCTTCTCCATAAGCATGTGGGCAGACCCCAAGAAAAACAACTGGTCCAGTGATGAAAACGAGGTTTGAAAACTAGAATCTCATTCTGAGTGTTCACAGGCAGTTAGAAATGTAACTGAGTACTGGGAGAGAGATGGCAAGGTAATAGAGTGGTTTTGAGCTTGGGAATGCAATGCTTTTGATCTGAGTGGCTGGCAGATGGAAGACAACCCTGCTCAGCTGAGGGCTTTGTGGAGTCCTCCTTGCCACTGCACGTGGCATAGAAGCCCCTATGACTGACAGGCTTCAGTATAGCTGTTTCAGCCTTTATAGGCAGATGAGATGCTTGCACGTggcaaaatttttatttttcaagttccACATCTTGGGGTCTTTTTGATGTAAGTTGTATGGAGTGACCTCAGAAGAGACTGCAGCTGTGAGAACTGGCATTGCAGGTACAGAGAGGGTCATGGGGTCAATTCTTTCAGAAGGGCTCTCTACAGACCACCAATGCTCAGAGCTGTGAGGAGCTGGGATGCCTTGGTGAATGTATCTAGCACAGTTTAAATTGGCGAGCGGTAGGAAGCAGCAAGACAGTGGTTAGAAACTGCAACCTTTTGGAGTGCCTGGGTTAGTCCTTTCTCTTGGGAATGTTGCCCACTCCTGACAAATGGCACCAATTTGGAAGTTATGTATGAGTGGAGTGGCTGGTAAATCCCAGTCCATTCTCTGATGGGTAGGACTATCCTCAGGGTGCTGGGGCAATGTGTGGGGAAGGACTGGGGCTGCTCCCTCTGTGCTGGCTCATGCCAGTTGTGCAGGATGCAGGCTGGGAGGTGCTGCGCACCACGCTGTAGCTGGCTGACTTTGTAGGTTGCAAGAGCTTTGGGGACTTTCCAGAGGAATGTGTTCTCAAACCAAGAGGCTGCTGCCAAGGAAGATTGGCTGGGCAAGCTGAACATACAACTGTCTGACCATGTAACTCACGTCAGGTGCCACAGAAATCCACTTATGGGAGAGAAGACTATGAATAAAGGCTTTCAAGTGTGATACCTTGAAGAAGGAAGCAAACAATGTTATGTTAAACTAACTACAAACTTTCTCCCAACTCCAGTTCCCAAAATCAACAGCAAGGCAAACAGTTGGAGCCAACCCAAACCCCTTCTGATTTCTGGGCCATGCTTAGCTCAGATGTTGCTGTGTTGTTTACGCTGGAGGAGGCTGATGCCTGACACAGCCTGCTGGAACTGGACAACAGCACATCAGCTCCTCAGGCCTCCTCTGGAGGAGGCTCCCAGCCTGTTGCAGCTGGAAGAAGCCTGGCCTCCCACCACACCCTGCGGAGCAGCCTCTGGCTGCAGGGGCTGGAGGcactgaagggcagcacagctggTGAGTGCAAGGCTGCAAATAGAGGCTCAGCACTGGTGCACTGCTGCCATTCTACAGGGCCTGCAAGCTGGCAAAAGACACTTCCCTGATCGTTAGGGGTGACTCGTCTAAGCGGAGTCTCATTGCAGGAAGCTCCCTGATACCACAACGCTTctgtttggggggaaaaaacaatcaaactTATTTTGTAAAAAGCATTGACATGTGCCAACAAGGGCCAATTTCCTGAGAATGCCCTTTGGTGTAATGTCGTGGAAGGTGCTCATACTTTATACTTTGGCATTTGGTCAAGACTGTTGCAacttttcctttgcattgcCTGTCCCTGTTTATAAAGTAAAGCGTAGAATACATGCAGTCTTTCACTTTTGCTTGTTCCCTGGCCTTTGTCCTCTAATGTGAAAGCAGATGCTAGGGCCGAGAAATGCACTGACTGTACATTTTCGGttatgtctttttgtttgttgctGGTCTGAAGAGCACAGGGTTTTTGATTCTTAAAATGTTTGCTCCCTAGGCTGAGAAGGAGACACTTCCTTCAAGGAGGCAACCACTGCTGGAGCAGAGTTCCAGGGAAGCAGCAGGTGCTGCCGCTGGTGGGGACTGGCTGCAGTTTGCCAGAGTACTTGCAAGCCCAGCAGGGAGAAGCGGAGGCCTCTTGCCTTTCCAGCCAGTGGTTCGAGGTCTGTTTGACTGGATTAAACCACAGCTGCTTGTGATTCAAAGCCAAACTTCAGCTGTGACCATTAGCAATGACCATTAGCCATGCATCACAGCTGGCGGCAGCCCAGTTGCTCCCAAGGACTGGCACCGCTGCAGGCACCgctacagctgcagctgcagccgaAGCCTCGcgccctccccccaccccgcgcccgcgccgggaGCGCGCCGGGAGGCGGTGCCGCCTCACGTGGCCGCGGGGCGGCCAAGGCCGAGCTGAACCGCCGCTCCCGCGACGGCCGGAACCGAGCTGCCCATATTTGGCATTTCCTTCCCGCCTTTTATGGCGCTTCCGAGAGCCAAATAAGGCGCTTCCTGTGCGTAGAGGCGCTTCCGGGAGCcgcagccgcggcggggggcgggcgcgcCGGGCGGAgctcccgggcgccgcgccgcgccgcgccgggcggagcggcggcgtGCGCAGGGGCTGCTGTAGCGCGGGTGTCGCGTCAGCCCTCGCTGGCAGGGCCGGGCGGCTTCGCTCGCGCGCCTCGGAAGCAGGTGGGGGGCTGCTTCCCGGGGGAGCGCGGTAGCGGCAGCCGGTGTCTGGTCTGCAGGGCTCTCCgcagctgctctttgcttggGCAAATGGGCAGTGGGTGCCTTGCACTGCTCAGCCTCAGAGCACTTCCAGGAGGGAAGCtgattccttcttttcctccagatgcAAGGGGATAAATGCTGTGGCAAGCTGAAGAGCTCAGACTCACCTGTGATATACTGTATGGCCTGTCGTACAGTGCTCGGTTGTGGTATTTTGGAAAGGCTACTGAAGAATCCTTATAAAACTGGTGGAATGCAAGTGTTAATGCTGTTTCTGTTCCTGTAAGCTGCTTTTGCTAAACAGGCCCTGGGCTCTGGCTGGCGGAAGAGACCACAACTGCTAAGAAGAGGCATCACTAAGTAAGCAGAGACTTGGCGCGAGGAGGCGTGTGTGGTCGTGGGCCTGCCTTTCTTCTGTGGCTTTTGCTGCTGCCTGTTTGGGCAGTGGAAGACTGATTCTGTGGGCCTAAAGACCTTCCATAAGCCCCAGCAATGCTGTTCTGCAGCCTGAGACGGGCGCCGTGGGAAGAGGCTGTAGGGGCCTTGGCGGCCGCAGAGCCTCCAGCGAGCTGCTGCCTGTCACGCCTTCGCAGTGGCTGGCTCTGCAGGAGGGGGTCTGGCCTCGGGTACAGCAAGCTGTTTAGAGGAGCAGTGAGGCTGTATTTGTTGgctctgtgcgtgtgtgtatgtgtgttagTGGctgtttctttcagtatttttctgtttgtggcCAAGGATGCTGTTGGAGATCTTGAGAGTTAGAGTGGAGGTAATACAGGTATGAAGAGAGTTGAGGTGTGTGGTCATTGAACTAAACCTCCcatatatttaaatgcataCATTTTCTTAAGGTAGCCTTAGTAAGTGCTACTGATGATACCCAGAAGAAAGGTTATATCCTTTAAAGTCCCCTGAGGCACTTGAATGAAATCTGATCTGTAGCTgaagagcaatttttttcaatGGTTATCTGTTATGCTGTAGTGAAAATAATGGCTTTATGTTTAGAAATCCAAGCCTGACTGATTGATAGACTTTAATGATTTGTGGTCTTGacttgattaattttttttttttttaatagtaacaGAGGCTGAGGTGTATAGATAGTGTCTAGCACTCTGTGGGCTCCAATTTCTGATTATTCATTGGCACAGccataatgaaaataaaggatGGTTACAGAGTAATAGTCTGAATGTGCACATTTAACTTctttaattataaaatgcattattcAAACGTGCTTTTCGgacttcctctcctctccccctcccgGAGTATATAGGTTTATCTTCCTGACTTGTAGGCTTTTCGTACTACTTTTTCAATCTCTGCCCACGAATAATCAATAGATAATAACACTACTCGTCCGTAGTTAAATTTTGTTATTCAATACTCTCTCCAGGATTCACCTGAGTAGTTTGACCTGATCTGCTCTGGCTGCTGTAATATGTGGGTTTTCCCGTAACAAACTACTGagtattaaaaatggaattgcAAACATCAGAGTTAGAGAcatagggaaagaaaagcttggTTTGATCATTAAAAGGTGGTGACTACTTTGAGCCTCTTGTGAAGATGCAGCTGGAGAACTTAAGCAGACTGAGCACTATTCCTTCTCTGACAGCGACAGTTCTTCAGCCTGGTAAGTTCAGGGGATGGCTTCAGAATCCCTTGGGAACAGGCGGCGTCATCAGTGGTGACATCGAAGCCATCTGAGTGGCTGTACTGCCTTGCATGCACAGCCCTGAGGAGCCCTTGGGAGCTGTGCCTGGCTGGGTACCGAGTCCCCGACTGGCCTGATGCCTTCAGATATGTGGTGTCCTAGGGGCTGAGAGTGAACTGGAATAGTGCACTCATGTTTCCTGACCGCATGTATAGCAATTCTAGTCCTGGCAGCCTCAGGGAGTCCCTCAGAATACTTATAAAACCTAAATGGCAGTGAAAGAAGTGTGACTAAATCCTGGAAAGCAAATGCCCTGCACTGAATGagtttaattttgatttatttccaCTTTTAACGGTACTGGTTACGTTAGTCTTTGGAATACCTGAAAGTACACTGGAGCATATGGAAATGAAGGGATGGACCCTCAATGAGTAAGTCTTGTTAAAAACTTCCTTAGAATACAACATTAACGGTGGTTCTTATGCAATAATCTAAGAGGTTTTTACGTAATTAGT
The Rhea pennata isolate bPtePen1 chromosome 14, bPtePen1.pri, whole genome shotgun sequence genome window above contains:
- the EGR1 gene encoding early growth response protein 1, whose protein sequence is MAAAKTEMQLLPPLQISDPFGAFPHSPPAMDSHYPKLEEMMLLGGGGPQFLAPPGAPESGGFGPAGEPAEQHFEHLAADTFPDISLNNEKTLPETSYPNQTTRLPPITYTGRFSLEPASNSSNTLWPEPLFSLVSGLVGMANPAPTSTSSSSSPSSSSQSPPLSCSVQASESSPIYSAAPTFPNSSSDIFPEPQTQSFPNPSGAPIQYPPPAYPATKTNFQVPMIPDYLFPQQQGELSIVPADQKPFPTLETRAQQPSLTPLSTIKAFATQTGSQELKTLNSNYQSQLIKPSRMRKYPNRPSKTPPHERPYACPVESCDRRFSRSDELTRHIRIHTGQKPFQCRICMRNFSRSDHLTTHIRTHTGEKPFACDICGRKFARSDERKRHTKIHLRQKDKKVEKAPPVSTASSIPAYSSSVVTSYPSSIATTYPSPVRTVYSSPAPSSYPSPAHTTFPSPSIATTYPSGTATFQTQVATSFPSPGVTNNFGSQVTSALSEMTSTFSPRTIEIC